In Anopheles arabiensis isolate DONGOLA chromosome 2, AaraD3, whole genome shotgun sequence, the genomic window aaagattaaataggccggcatgtccgcgtaggacgttacgccaaatagaagaagaagaaatagttTGTATGATGTAAAGAACTGTATATTTGCATTTCTACAAGGACATGGTTTAGATgatatttaaaatgttcatttCATTTGTAATTATGCATCGTGTCCTGTATTATACAAGATCAACAAATATATGAAACATAACCATATTCGTCTGTTTTCAGGAGGGGCagctttgccgtattgctcAAACATATTAAATATATAACGATTCTTCGAATACATCTATGCGCTTTAATGCATTTATCTCGATTGTCGTTTATTGTTACTGATTAAACTAGTTATAGCAAATATGTAATACATGATACTAACCTAAATTAACGCATTCTAAAGCTTTTCTCTCTATTCCTTTAATCCTACCGTAATTTCACCttatttcattctttcttGCTGTTCTCATTTATTAATAGAATTATCCTACATTTAAAATGAGGTGTAATATTTTGCCCCATTACATATTACCACACATCTTGTACGCATGTGTTTGGTTATTCTATTTAATTAATATCTGTTGCAGTTTTCATGTATTGTTCTTTTTACTAAGTTTTCCTTCATTAGCTCTAATTTTTTACATCTGGCATTTTTAATTAGCTGCCTAACTTTCCTTTTACTATGCGATTATAATCAAAAGAAGAGCATTCGTCTGGTAATAGCAACAGAGATGATTCCATAAAGAAAATCTTTGTTTGTAACATCAGAAATTTTTACCTGTTTCTTGTGTATTGATCGATTTGAAAACATCAATATTTTATAACACAATGATCCACGTATCTTGATCTAAAAAAGGCATTTCTAGTGTCTTCTTGATTAAGTTCGAATAACAAATCACTTAAAATTGTCCAGCAATAATCTTAATAATCACAAAATTTCATTCTTTgaagcatttgaaaaaaaaacaaacaaaatcccaCGCTTAGTATTGTTGGAGAATAACTAATATTTGGGGACTTTCATTTTGCGGTTCACGCAAAACTTTCTCCACATTTGCTGCATTTGAATCATTTACTTATTTGTTTATGTGTATTAAGTGTTGATTTATGCAGCTCTAGaccaaaaaatattttgccatCCAGTTCGCAGCATTCACAAATGCCTAATTAATGGTAAGGTGCTTTGAATAACCATCAAGCTGAAGAGCAAAATACTCACCAGCTTGTGTTTCACAGCCGATCTAGCTGCATGATCGAAATAGCAAATCAAGTAATTTTACATGTTTATATTGTTCTTGAAAAACATCAATACCTGTAatcatttgttttgcaatccAGTACAATCCAGGAGAAAAATAAGCGCACCTCCTGTCTTTTTGCTATAAGTCTtttatttcatacattttgAAAGGTTTCATTACATCGGTCAATAGCCTTATTACTGACTATTTTTTATctgaaaataattgaaaacataaaaaccatCGTTCAAGAAAAGTCAattatcatttgttttgtgttgttataatttaatttcaacaatagattgCTTTTCGTTccaatttgttttcattttgttaaACACAAACTTCTGCAATGCGACCAGACTTGTTTTTTCATTCGTgtttagcaacaacaacagttcACTCGTATAGTTGTTCTATTGGTCATCGCGACTATTCCCTTGTTCGTCTTATTTCCGTGAGCCTGCTTGTAAATTCTTCACCTGTTTCAGCAACCATGGTTGTGTGTTGATAACAGATACTAATGGtataccgtttttttttttcatttcaacagAATCTGCTCACATCAGTCCAGTGACTGAAGGTCGAGAAAAGTTTGACTAGCAAATTGTTTGGGTTATTCAATCCGTTGCCGATGGTGCGTGCAACAGAAAGGGCTGATAaaactgaacaaaaacaaaacttaaaaGAAGAATCCATAAACTATCGTTTGTGCTTTCAAGGATTCGTTTACGGCATATGAAACACAAAGCCAGACAGAGCAAATAGTTACACgtatttttaaagtaaaataaaacataaagcaAATAGTTTGCGCCTTTGATAATGGTAACCGTTAGGCAACTGTCCCGCCCGATGGCGCTCAGTGGAATACTGCTGCTAATGGTCGGTATTAATCAAACCCAGGCGACtactagtgaaaatcaaactACCAGCTCACAGCCCAACGAGCTAGTACAATTTGAGGACGCCCTTACAGACTACGTTGGCGACTGGTTCAGCCGAAATTCGAGGAATCTACTTGAAACTACGCTGCTCGATTGGCAACCTGCATCCGGACCGAGCAATGCCTCCGCGACGCTCAGCAACTTTGATCGAACTATCATTAAGGGTGTTGCTCGGCTGCTCGGTACGGCTGCTGATGCCGTACAAAGCCGGGAGTCAGCAAAGACCCCTGAGACTGGTCGATTGTTCTTCTTCAAAGGTAAGTAGACTACATTCCAAGGAGCAACATCAACATGTTTTATCGTTCTATGACATTAGATGTTTGGTGTGCCAGAATGTGAATGCTTGCTGACATTATTCCATGAGATTATTTCTAAACAGTACTAAGCAGATTTCATGTGCAACAACTCTCGATACATTACAGGAATGAAGAAATTACTCTGGCCTGTCATGATTGGACTTCAAGTAGTAAAAACCGTACTGATCATGATGTTTCTCCCGAGCATCATCGGTTCGCTCGGCAAGATCGTGGGCAAAGGTAAGAATGCACGTGACGTTGGGTCTGCCGGGATGCAATAGTCAGCTGTATCATTTTGATTGCATCTCGTAATTGCATTGCAGGTCTCTCGTCAGTGTCTGGATTGTCCCATCCGGTACAGACGGTGGACGACTTGGACTTCAAGGACACTACCTCTTACAATGCGGATCACGACTTTGGAATGAACGATGGCAACAACTATCTGCCTCCGGACGGTAAGTTAGATTGCGTTTCCcattgttttaattaacaaaGATTGGTAGCCGTTGATTTAACTGTCCTAGTGAACATGATTtagctttatttttcttattcgTGTTCCAGACGATTCAACAATCTGAATCACTTTTTCTGATTACAATGGTTTCCTGTTGATTAGTATATCTTTTTTGATAGCGTAACATTTAATGTAGTTTTCCTCAATTACTCTTGAAATTTACATGGATGCGATAGAAAATCTTTAATAAGTAGCACTGATAAAGCACTGATAgaattaatgaaattaaaatggaaataacaataaaaatacttTTCCGGGTATTCCGTTTGGTGTCGGCGTAAATGGTACTGGGAAGTAATTTGATAACAAACGGGAACGTTGTTAAGCCGTACGAATTGACGGCTGTATCACAAGACCGGCGATCATACGTTGTTATatagtaaaaaaagttttactAGCAATCCTTaaggaaaattaaaatgaaacaagtcaattttccttttatgatattttaattaactttTGTCAAAGTGTgtataacacaaaaaatatcaGTTCGATACGTCgtggttgaaaaataaaagatttaGTAAAAAGTGTCAGCATCCTACTGGGGCGCTACGGATTTCATTAGCATCGTTATGTTTATATTGATACGACTTATGATATAGCTACGAAATTCATGTTTTCCACGACATTTACCACCATACATCCGTTTGCTATATCTAACCAACAAGCTGACATTTAGTCTGTCTCTAGAACAATATTCATCATTCGGTTTGCTGCCATTTGACAATTACGTTCCGCTGTATTCGATTTTACTATTTGTGTACACAGGGCGATGTATTCTAAAcccgtttttttcatttttcagttTGAAATGAGCTTTAGTACTTTTAAATTTTGATGTAAACAATTCTTAACCTTTcttgaaataatatttatgCTTCAGCTAACAAATCAATCCTTCTTAAGCTATCCTGATCGCGCTTGCCAAAAATTGGAGCatgtttacatattttgcaGGCTGAAATGATGAAGGCTGCAAATCACAGGATAGTTTgccgtgtggttttgtatgggtTTGACATTATTTCAGCTGCCAACTGACAAACTCCATGCAACAACCTGGCTAGTATCGTAAAATCACCTATACACAgttttttacacactttttcaaAGCTAATGTCTCAGcatcatttttcatcattttgcaTATACACCCTAGATGGTTTTCAATCAACTCAACAAAACGTTCATGTAAAGTAATTTACAACGGATATTAACACACTCTTTCTCAAATACTAGACACTCACGCATCCGGGACCAGCTACAACTCATACGTGTACGATCCTGCTTCGATGGGTGCGCACACCAACGCAGCGAACGCTCTGTCCCGGCTGGGTTATGGTGGTGGACGGGTGACGTACGTTGGCCCATCTATGGTCCAGGCGGCGAACCGACGGAAGCAGCAGTCGGCCAAAAACGACTTCAAAATATTCCACGACATTCCCAGCAGTAGTTTGCTGCTCACGAACTACGATCCGTTCTACAGTCCGCTATTGTCGCGGCTGGACGCCATCTTTGCCCAGATGGGCTTGTCAAACAAGAAGGAACAGTGCCGGCAGCGGCTCGTCTGCTTAATGTACGCTAATCCGGCCAAATATGCACCGTACAGCAATCTCATCTCGGCCCAGCTGAGCAGGTATGAAGCTGGTGATGGAAATTTATCTCTTCTTCGACTAATACTAAACCAAATAATTTTGTCTTGTTAGGGAGCTGGATGAGCTTCGAAAGCCTACCAACGATAATCCAGACATACTGCGGTTCTTCAAGTATATGCGAGCGGCCAAGGACGGCCAGGATGGGGTGGATTGTGATGCACACTACAAGGACTGTACCGGCTACAAGGACCTATCGAACCCAGCCATGGTTACCACGTTTAACGACATCAATAAACTCGTGCACGCCCGCAAACTGTGAGATGCGAGATGGTCCAATTGAGAGCGATGGAAAGATTTCAACCCACGTGCGCCATCCAAGCTGCGAGCCAGCTATGAAGAAACCGTATTGAGCTCTTGATTTGATTTAAACGCAGTTAGTGTGGTAAAGTAGCTACACAAACGCGTTGTCGCATCATTGCAGCTGTTGCAAGTGTACCCAGATGCAGATGATGTAGGATTATTGTGACCTCTTGATTCCTAGTTTGTTTCACCGTTCCCCGGTTGGTGATCGGCACGAACGATACTCCACTTCACTTACTTCTTGTCTATTTGGAAatcttttctatttatttattttttatagatatctttatttattgacttatttaattatttatttatttatttatttatttatttatttatttatttaccgcTCTTGAGGAGTCTTTGAAATTTTCTGTCACGTAGAAAACTATAATGCACGGCATATGTGTTGGTGTACATTCAGTAGACTTAAAGCCACCAGACAGGAGACAGGAGTGAGAAAGAAGATACGACAAGATAAATGCGAATCGCGGCATTATAATTAAAAGCACAATAGATAAAACATTCGTAAACGAGTGAAAGCAAACTCCAGGATGCCCTTCTTGTCTTACTGTGACGAAAATGTCACCAAACGATGTGGATCCACCGGCTGCAGAAAGGGAAATCAAAGTAAAATAACATAAGCCCGGACGTCAGTGAACTGTCCTATGGAACGCTTCAAGCCTGATGCCTGACGTGGgaagaaatgtaaaatatagtCGTCCAAACAAAGTGACAGAGACAAAACGTATGGTAGAAGCTAGGCCCGTGCAAGCAAAAGCACTCAACATTTGGGTTTGGGTGTGGTTAAAATGTAGAATAAGGAAGTAAGCGGCAAATATGGTACGGTGTCAGACCGCCAAGCAGCCGAGAACAATAAAGTGACTCGTATGAGAAGAAGCTTCCGTTTTTCATTTCGCTTCGATTACATTCATTTCCTAGGCAACGTCATGAGGCAAGGTGACTCTGGTGTTGGGACGATGAAACCGACCAGGACATTGTGCGCCACGTTTTCATCCTGCTGTCATCAGCTTCCGGACAATAATGATGTGTACTTTTATTAACGATTGTTTCATTCTTCTGCTATTCTTcctctgtaaaaaaaagaaaaaaaaacaatgagtGCTAACGAATCACCAGCACTGTACTGTTAGTGCGAGAgtatgaatatttatttttatcggtGTACCACAAAACCAGAGTGTAAATTAATTGTTTGATGTGTACTGGAGTTTTATAGCTAACTTGCCCCTGCGCAAAATAATGAGGAAGTTGCtttaacaaattaaattaaattgaagaATGGTGTGATTTTTCAACAATTTCGCACGAACACGTTTAATTACTTTCATTCGATTGTGGATGAGGAATAAAGCAACTGGAACCCGTAGATATGGGATTCAGCAGCGATAGTTTGGAATTGATTTGCAGAGATcctattttaaatgtttgtacTGTTGTATTTTATAGCTGTAAAAGATTGTTAAGATTGTTAAAGCACCATCTCAAAATCACTATATGCTATATGCTACAAATTTAGTGTTGATCAAATATTTTTACACAACTGTTTTGCACATGTTTCAGGATCCGTTCCAGGTTAGAGCAGTGGGTTTCTAAAGCAACAAGTCATATAAAACTTGATTGTAGGAACGCAGGAAATTTTTTtagcattttattttcttgAATCAGGAAAAAATGATGTGTCAATATGTTGTAAGAACATTTTTGAAATCCTTGACTTTTAAAATTACTTCTTAATAAATATTTCAGGATAAAGATAAGCATGGTAAGAGGATTGACTAGAAAAAATCTCAATTATTATCGGTCAAATGTTGCCATATCATTTGCATGGATTTTGCCCCTGCCAAATCcaaatatttataatatatTTCGGAATATATACTGAGTCTTTGGGTAATCGCTTAAGTTACAGGGTTTACAACTGTACCCTGTATTGAACAATTTAgtccaataaacaactgtccacttgtttataacaatattCGTTTtgcatagacaccgctgtctacAACTTGAGCACACGTTAGATGGTGTAAGAAACTTTGTTCAATTAAATAACACAATTATCGTCTTCGATTGCACAACGGTTCGTCTTCAATCCATTCCAGTAAATAACTGGTTATACGAAAAACTTGGACACCGTTCTTGAGTCTCTTTTCTAAATGATTTGCATGAGAATAGAAGTAATTGGTTTATGGACCACTATCGTTCTGGTATAAAGTGCATAAATGCATCTAAAAATTGGAAAGTGTCTTCActatttctttgttattatgatCGGTAATTACAGAGTTTTCCAAGTCattttcgaatgtgcacatagtTTTTCATCGCTTCCAAGATGTGttccaacagctgtcaaatggcgtatttgcttcaaaat contains:
- the LOC120896404 gene encoding uncharacterized protein LOC120896404 — encoded protein: MVTVRQLSRPMALSGILLLMVGINQTQATTSENQTTSSQPNELVQFEDALTDYVGDWFSRNSRNLLETTLLDWQPASGPSNASATLSNFDRTIIKGVARLLGTAADAVQSRESAKTPETGRLFFFKGMKKLLWPVMIGLQVVKTVLIMMFLPSIIGSLGKIVGKGLSSVSGLSHPVQTVDDLDFKDTTSYNADHDFGMNDGNNYLPPDDTHASGTSYNSYVYDPASMGAHTNAANALSRLGYGGGRVTYVGPSMVQAANRRKQQSAKNDFKIFHDIPSSSLLLTNYDPFYSPLLSRLDAIFAQMGLSNKKEQCRQRLVCLMYANPAKYAPYSNLISAQLSRELDELRKPTNDNPDILRFFKYMRAAKDGQDGVDCDAHYKDCTGYKDLSNPAMVTTFNDINKLVHARKL